Proteins from a genomic interval of Diaminobutyricimonas aerilata:
- a CDS encoding acyl-CoA carboxylase subunit beta produces MTADDRAESDLSTTAGKLADLKQRYHEAVTASGEAAIQKQHAKGKMTARERIEKLLDHGSFVELDEFVRHRTHAFGMENKRPYGDAVVTGTGTIHGRQVAVYSQDFTIFGGSLGEVAGEKIIKVMELALKTGVPIIGILDSGGARIQEGVVALGKYGEIFRRNTAASGVIPQISIVCGPAAGGAVYSPALTDFVIMVDKTSQMFVTGPDVIKTVTGEDVGMEELGGALTHNRTSGVAHYLASDEDDALDYARTLLAYLPDNNLAELPAYASEVELEITDADRKLNSIIPDSPNQPYDVKTVIDGVVDEGSFLEVQPLFAPNIVIGFARVEGRSVGVIANQPNAMAGTLNIDAGEKAARFVRFCDAFSIPILTLVDVPGYLPGTDQEWTGVIRRGAKLLYAYAEATVPLVTVITRKAYGGAYIVMGSKQLGADLNFAWPTAEIAVMGGQGAVNILYRNELRAAEQAGEDVAAVRTKLANEYTYNVASPFLAAERGELDGVIEPAATRVAIVKALRALRTKRASLPAKKHGNIPL; encoded by the coding sequence GTGACTGCCGACGACCGCGCCGAATCCGACCTGTCGACCACCGCGGGAAAGCTCGCCGACCTCAAGCAGCGATACCACGAGGCGGTCACCGCGAGTGGTGAGGCGGCGATCCAGAAGCAGCACGCCAAGGGCAAGATGACCGCCCGGGAGCGGATCGAGAAGCTGCTCGACCACGGCTCCTTCGTCGAGCTCGACGAGTTCGTGCGGCACCGCACGCACGCGTTCGGGATGGAGAACAAGCGCCCCTACGGCGACGCCGTCGTCACCGGCACCGGCACCATCCACGGACGCCAGGTGGCCGTCTACTCGCAGGACTTCACGATCTTCGGCGGCTCGCTCGGCGAGGTCGCCGGCGAGAAGATCATCAAGGTGATGGAGCTCGCCCTCAAGACGGGCGTGCCGATCATCGGCATCCTCGACTCCGGCGGAGCCCGCATCCAGGAGGGCGTCGTCGCCCTCGGCAAGTACGGCGAGATCTTCCGCCGCAACACCGCCGCATCCGGCGTCATCCCGCAGATCTCGATCGTGTGCGGTCCCGCAGCGGGCGGCGCCGTATACTCCCCGGCGCTCACCGACTTCGTGATCATGGTCGACAAGACGAGCCAGATGTTCGTCACCGGACCCGACGTGATCAAGACCGTGACCGGTGAGGACGTCGGTATGGAGGAGCTCGGCGGCGCGCTCACCCACAACCGCACCTCGGGCGTCGCGCACTACCTCGCGAGCGACGAGGACGACGCGCTCGACTACGCCCGCACCCTGCTCGCCTACCTGCCCGACAACAACCTCGCCGAGCTGCCCGCGTACGCGAGCGAGGTCGAGCTCGAGATCACCGACGCCGACCGCAAACTCAACTCGATCATCCCCGATTCGCCGAACCAGCCCTACGACGTCAAGACCGTGATCGACGGCGTCGTCGACGAGGGCTCGTTCCTCGAGGTGCAGCCGCTGTTCGCCCCGAACATCGTCATCGGGTTCGCCCGGGTCGAGGGACGCTCGGTCGGCGTCATCGCCAACCAGCCGAACGCGATGGCGGGCACGCTCAACATCGACGCGGGCGAGAAGGCGGCCCGTTTCGTGCGCTTCTGCGACGCGTTCAGCATCCCGATCCTCACGCTCGTCGACGTGCCCGGATATCTGCCCGGCACCGACCAGGAGTGGACGGGCGTCATCCGACGCGGCGCGAAGCTGCTCTACGCGTACGCCGAGGCGACCGTGCCGCTCGTCACGGTCATCACGCGCAAGGCGTACGGCGGCGCCTACATCGTCATGGGCTCCAAGCAGCTCGGCGCGGACCTCAACTTCGCCTGGCCGACCGCCGAGATCGCCGTCATGGGCGGTCAGGGCGCGGTCAACATCCTCTACCGCAACGAGCTGCGCGCGGCGGAGCAGGCCGGTGAGGATGTGGCGGCGGTGCGCACGAAGCTCGCCAACGAATACACCTACAACGTCGCGAGCCCGTTCCTCGCCGCCGAACGCGGCGAGCTCGACGGCGTGATCGAGCCGGCCGCGACGCGGGTGGCGATCGTGAAGGCGTTGCGTGCCCTGCGCACGAAGCGCGCGAGCCTGCCCGCCAAGAAGCACGGGAACATCCCGCTGTGA
- a CDS encoding response regulator transcription factor: protein MSGSSTNLGGAPRPIRVAVVDDHESVSLGLKAAFLDEGFDFVLAAPTVPQLVAGLAGREVDVVVLDLSLGDGSSVTENVKAVQATGSAVLIHSIADRVASVREALAAGAAGVIPKSSATKTVIAAAATVARGEVLNNLEWASAIDADRDFAKAQLGRREREILHLYASGLPLKLAAEQLGIGYSTAREYLDRIRTKYVEVGRPAPTKVDLLRRAVEDGILPGLDPDGADAR from the coding sequence TTGAGCGGATCTTCCACGAACCTCGGCGGCGCGCCCCGCCCCATCCGGGTGGCGGTCGTCGACGACCACGAATCGGTGAGCCTCGGTTTGAAGGCCGCCTTCCTCGATGAGGGCTTCGACTTCGTGCTCGCCGCGCCGACCGTGCCGCAGCTCGTCGCCGGACTCGCCGGCCGTGAGGTCGACGTCGTCGTGCTCGACCTCTCCCTCGGCGACGGATCGAGTGTCACCGAGAACGTCAAGGCCGTGCAGGCCACCGGTTCCGCTGTGCTCATCCACAGCATCGCCGACCGTGTCGCCAGCGTGCGCGAGGCGCTCGCCGCCGGGGCGGCGGGCGTCATCCCGAAGTCGTCGGCGACGAAGACGGTGATCGCCGCGGCGGCCACCGTCGCGCGCGGCGAGGTGCTCAACAACCTCGAGTGGGCCTCCGCCATCGACGCCGACCGTGACTTCGCGAAGGCCCAGCTCGGTCGTCGCGAGCGCGAGATCCTGCACCTGTACGCTTCGGGGCTCCCGCTCAAGCTCGCCGCAGAACAGCTCGGCATCGGGTACTCCACCGCACGCGAGTACCTCGACCGCATCCGCACCAAGTACGTCGAGGTCGGGCGTCCCGCGCCGACGAAGGTGGACCTGCTGCGCCGCGCCGTCGAAGACGGCATCCTTCCGGGTCTCGATCCGGACGGTGCCGATGCGCGCTAG
- a CDS encoding N-acetylneuraminate synthase family protein, whose amino-acid sequence MTISIGGIPVGDGHPVYVIAEIGLNHNGSVDLAKQLIDVAADSGAQAVKFQKRTPELSTPEHMKATIRETPWGSMSYLDYKRRIEFDRDQYIEIGDYATLRGMQWFASPWDEPSVDFLEDLNVVAHKVASASVTDLGLLRALAATGKPIILSTGMSTLEQIDVAVDTLGTDKLVLLHATSTYPLPPEEANLRTITTLQARYPGVPVGYSGHERGLQISLAAVALGAVAVERHITLDRTMWGSDHAASLEPQGFEHLVRDIRIIGEALGDGVKRVFPGELAPQAKLRRVPA is encoded by the coding sequence ATGACCATCTCCATCGGCGGAATCCCGGTCGGCGACGGCCACCCCGTCTACGTCATCGCCGAGATCGGCCTCAACCACAACGGCTCGGTCGACCTCGCCAAGCAGCTCATCGACGTCGCGGCGGACTCGGGCGCGCAAGCGGTCAAGTTCCAGAAGCGCACGCCGGAGCTGTCGACCCCCGAGCACATGAAGGCGACCATCCGCGAGACGCCGTGGGGGTCGATGAGCTACCTCGACTACAAGCGGCGCATCGAGTTCGACCGCGACCAGTACATCGAGATCGGCGACTACGCGACGCTGCGCGGCATGCAGTGGTTCGCGTCGCCGTGGGACGAGCCGTCGGTCGACTTCCTCGAGGACCTCAACGTGGTCGCCCACAAGGTCGCGTCCGCGTCGGTGACCGACCTCGGTCTGCTGCGCGCGCTCGCCGCGACGGGCAAGCCGATCATCCTCTCCACCGGCATGTCGACGCTCGAGCAGATCGACGTGGCCGTCGACACGCTCGGGACCGACAAGCTCGTGCTGCTGCACGCCACCTCGACCTACCCGCTGCCGCCCGAGGAGGCGAACCTGCGCACCATCACGACGCTCCAGGCGCGCTACCCCGGTGTCCCCGTCGGCTACTCGGGTCACGAGCGCGGTCTGCAGATCTCGCTCGCGGCGGTCGCGCTCGGTGCCGTGGCGGTCGAACGCCACATCACCCTCGACCGCACCATGTGGGGTTCCGACCACGCCGCGTCGCTCGAGCCGCAGGGCTTCGAGCACCTCGTGCGCGACATCCGCATCATCGGCGAAGCCCTCGGCGACGGCGTGAAGCGCGTCTTCCCGGGAGAGCTCGCCCCGCAGGCGAAGCTGCGTCGCGTCCCCGCGTGA
- a CDS encoding acylneuraminate cytidylyltransferase yields the protein MQPENALSVVAVIPARGGSKGVPGKNLRRIGGVPLVARAVSAAHATPGIDRVLVSTDDTAIAAVARAAGAEIIERPAELAGDTASSESALLHALDQLDEQPRILVFLQATSPFIDPDELAAAVARVRAGEADVVFSAFETYAFLWRIEDGVATGVNHDAATRPRRQDREPHFQETGAFYVMDAAGFREAGHRFFGRVAVAVTDARRSLEIDDLGELELATALAPVLDAPQDAIDVDALVTDFDGVHTDDRVHLDRDGHEFVTASRSDGYGIEQLRRAGIPVLVLSKETDGVVAARARKLGIDVVQGLDEKTAALRAWIAEHGLDPQRIAYLGNDVNDLGCLAEVGWPLAVADAHPRVIAAARIVLTRRGGHGAVREAADRILLSLAEASGTGERTLASSTERERP from the coding sequence GTGCAACCGGAGAACGCGTTGAGCGTCGTCGCCGTCATCCCGGCCCGCGGTGGCTCGAAGGGCGTGCCCGGCAAGAACCTCCGCCGGATCGGCGGGGTGCCGCTCGTGGCCCGCGCCGTCTCCGCCGCACATGCCACCCCGGGGATCGACCGGGTGCTCGTCTCGACCGACGACACCGCCATCGCGGCGGTCGCCCGCGCCGCCGGCGCCGAGATCATCGAGCGACCTGCGGAACTCGCGGGGGACACCGCGAGCTCCGAGTCCGCGCTGCTGCACGCGCTCGATCAGCTCGACGAGCAGCCGCGGATCCTCGTGTTCCTGCAGGCCACCTCGCCGTTCATCGATCCCGACGAGCTCGCCGCCGCCGTCGCGCGGGTGCGGGCCGGCGAAGCGGACGTCGTCTTCTCGGCATTCGAGACCTACGCCTTCCTCTGGCGCATCGAGGACGGTGTCGCGACCGGGGTGAACCACGATGCGGCGACGCGCCCACGGCGTCAGGACCGAGAGCCGCACTTCCAGGAGACCGGCGCCTTCTACGTCATGGACGCCGCCGGATTCCGCGAGGCGGGGCACCGCTTCTTCGGTCGCGTCGCGGTCGCCGTGACCGACGCCCGCCGATCGCTCGAGATCGACGACCTCGGCGAGCTCGAGCTCGCGACGGCGCTCGCCCCGGTGCTCGACGCACCGCAGGATGCGATCGACGTCGACGCGCTCGTCACCGACTTCGACGGCGTGCACACCGACGACCGGGTGCACCTCGACCGCGACGGGCACGAGTTCGTCACCGCGAGCCGCTCCGACGGGTACGGCATCGAGCAGCTCCGCCGCGCCGGCATCCCCGTGCTCGTGCTGTCGAAGGAGACGGACGGCGTCGTCGCCGCCCGCGCCCGCAAGCTCGGCATCGACGTCGTGCAAGGGCTCGACGAGAAGACGGCGGCGCTGCGCGCCTGGATCGCCGAGCACGGGCTCGACCCGCAGCGCATCGCCTATCTCGGCAACGACGTCAACGACCTCGGCTGCCTCGCCGAGGTGGGCTGGCCGCTCGCGGTCGCCGACGCCCACCCGCGGGTCATCGCGGCGGCTCGCATCGTGCTGACCCGTCGGGGCGGTCACGGCGCGGTCCGCGAGGCGGCCGATCGCATCCTGTTGTCCCTCGCCGAGGCGAGCGGTACCGGCGAGCGCACGCTCGCGTCATCCACAGAGAGGGAACGACCATGA
- a CDS encoding acyl-CoA carboxylase subunit epsilon, which yields MTDERPYVRIRRGSPTPEEQAAVIAVMAAALEEAANGRQPVAERSVSAWERNQRVLRTPLMPGPGAWRSFG from the coding sequence GTGACCGACGAGCGCCCGTACGTGCGGATCCGGCGCGGTTCGCCGACGCCGGAGGAGCAGGCCGCGGTCATCGCGGTCATGGCCGCCGCGCTCGAGGAGGCGGCGAACGGGCGACAGCCCGTGGCCGAGCGATCGGTGAGCGCCTGGGAACGCAACCAGCGTGTGCTGCGCACGCCGCTCATGCCCGGCCCCGGAGCCTGGCGCTCGTTCGGCTGA
- a CDS encoding class I SAM-dependent RNA methyltransferase, producing MVGMEGSELELAVTNVAHGGITVARHEGRVVFVSDAIPGERVVARVTDAGKAKFWRADTVRVLEASPHRREHIWPEAAHDRDPADRAGGAEFGHIDPAHQRELKRQVVVDALQRFGGVERDVEVEALPGAADGTGWRTRVRLHVDERGRLGPYAARSHRVIPVSSLPLATERLQKAAPLAEEFGGVGHVDVLAPSVGDPRLVVGEQAPSVIRERVGSREFQLADTGFWQVHEHAAETLSAAVSGAVDETLFDPRAANLDLYGGVGLFAAAVGDRFGSTVRITSVEGDALATDHAAENLAEWVGANAVTGRVERWLAAYVRDASAIERARLRAATVVLDPPRSGAGKQVVAALGDAAPAQIVYVACDPVAFARDVALLRDRGYELDSLRSFDLFPNTHHVEALGHFRRRD from the coding sequence ATGGTCGGTATGGAGGGGAGCGAGCTCGAGCTCGCGGTCACCAACGTAGCTCACGGCGGTATCACGGTGGCGCGTCACGAGGGGCGCGTCGTGTTCGTCTCCGACGCGATCCCGGGTGAGCGTGTCGTGGCCCGTGTGACGGATGCGGGCAAGGCGAAGTTCTGGCGCGCGGACACCGTGCGGGTGCTCGAGGCGAGCCCGCACCGCCGCGAGCACATCTGGCCGGAGGCGGCCCACGACCGCGACCCGGCCGACCGCGCCGGCGGCGCGGAGTTCGGTCACATCGACCCGGCGCACCAGCGCGAGCTCAAGCGGCAGGTGGTCGTGGATGCGCTGCAGCGGTTCGGCGGAGTCGAACGCGATGTCGAGGTCGAGGCGCTTCCGGGCGCGGCCGACGGCACGGGGTGGCGCACGCGCGTGCGGCTCCACGTCGACGAGCGAGGGCGGCTCGGACCGTACGCGGCCCGTTCGCACCGGGTCATCCCCGTGTCCTCGCTGCCGCTCGCGACGGAGCGGCTGCAGAAGGCCGCCCCGCTCGCGGAGGAGTTCGGCGGCGTCGGTCACGTCGACGTGCTCGCTCCGAGCGTCGGCGACCCGCGACTCGTCGTCGGGGAGCAGGCGCCGAGCGTCATCCGGGAACGGGTCGGCTCGCGGGAGTTCCAGCTCGCCGACACCGGCTTCTGGCAGGTGCACGAGCACGCGGCCGAGACGCTGAGCGCTGCGGTCTCGGGCGCCGTCGACGAGACGCTCTTCGACCCCCGCGCGGCCAATCTCGATCTGTACGGCGGAGTCGGCCTGTTCGCGGCCGCCGTCGGGGACCGGTTCGGGTCGACGGTGCGCATCACGAGCGTCGAGGGTGACGCGCTCGCGACCGATCACGCCGCCGAGAACCTCGCCGAATGGGTGGGCGCGAACGCGGTGACCGGTCGGGTCGAGCGCTGGCTCGCCGCGTACGTGCGCGACGCGTCCGCGATCGAGCGTGCCCGGCTGCGCGCCGCGACCGTGGTGCTCGATCCGCCCCGATCCGGAGCGGGCAAGCAGGTCGTCGCCGCCCTTGGCGACGCCGCGCCGGCCCAGATCGTCTACGTCGCATGCGACCCGGTCGCGTTCGCCCGCGACGTGGCGCTGTTGCGCGACCGGGGCTACGAATTGGACTCGCTGCGCTCGTTCGACCTGTTCCCGAACACGCATCACGTGGAGGCGCTCGGGCACTTCCGTCGACGCGACTGA
- a CDS encoding sensor histidine kinase produces the protein MRASAPPPAPAGKQPRNPISRKQVEAVISRSIAGFGIVFGVQTIPVLLGQLGETMPAWSLIVIPALFGGLLVAAGFSTARRWVRGSHALVALAYLGALLSWPLAVVHPISPTENHWLYFLLTVATATASIAFSTRIATVYLFAVPVIYGILRVTPEGGGAAWERSALDAVYAIILGGAVMIIVTMLRQAASSVDSAQATALERYSHAVRQHATEVERVQVDAIVHDSVLTTLLSAARAYTPESQALAAQMAERAIGHLRDASSTSPDDVAMTSFTRVSERIADAAATMTQSFEVHDDQVPHRVVPAQVGESLYSAAVQAMVNSAQHAGDGVRRWVAVRPDADDGIAIEVGDEGRGFDLAEVPTERLGVRVSILERVANAGGVAEIDAQPGRGAVVSIRWPALDAPEPAVIGGRP, from the coding sequence ATGCGCGCTAGCGCGCCGCCGCCCGCACCCGCAGGAAAGCAGCCGCGCAACCCGATCAGCCGCAAGCAGGTCGAGGCCGTCATCTCGCGCTCGATCGCCGGATTCGGCATCGTGTTCGGGGTCCAGACGATCCCCGTACTGCTCGGTCAGCTCGGCGAGACCATGCCGGCATGGTCCCTCATCGTCATCCCCGCGCTCTTCGGGGGGCTGCTCGTCGCCGCCGGCTTCTCGACGGCCCGGCGATGGGTGCGCGGCTCGCACGCGCTCGTCGCGCTCGCCTATCTCGGCGCCCTGCTGTCGTGGCCGCTCGCCGTCGTGCATCCCATCTCGCCGACCGAGAACCACTGGCTGTACTTCCTGCTCACCGTCGCCACGGCGACCGCGTCGATCGCCTTCTCCACGCGCATCGCCACCGTCTACCTCTTCGCGGTTCCGGTGATCTACGGCATCCTGCGGGTCACACCCGAAGGCGGCGGGGCCGCGTGGGAGCGCAGCGCCCTGGATGCGGTGTACGCGATCATCCTCGGCGGTGCGGTCATGATCATCGTGACGATGCTGCGGCAGGCGGCGAGTTCGGTGGACTCGGCGCAGGCGACCGCACTCGAGCGCTACTCGCACGCGGTGCGCCAGCACGCCACCGAGGTGGAGCGCGTGCAGGTCGATGCGATCGTGCACGACAGCGTGCTCACGACATTGCTCTCCGCCGCCCGCGCCTACACGCCCGAGTCGCAAGCGCTCGCCGCGCAGATGGCCGAGCGCGCGATCGGGCACCTGCGCGACGCCTCGAGCACCTCGCCGGACGACGTCGCGATGACGAGCTTCACCCGGGTGAGCGAGCGCATCGCCGACGCCGCGGCGACGATGACGCAGTCGTTCGAGGTGCACGACGATCAGGTGCCGCATCGCGTGGTGCCCGCGCAGGTGGGCGAGTCGCTGTACTCCGCCGCAGTGCAGGCGATGGTCAACAGCGCGCAGCACGCCGGTGACGGGGTGCGGCGGTGGGTCGCGGTGCGCCCGGATGCGGATGACGGCATCGCGATCGAGGTCGGCGACGAGGGCCGCGGCTTCGACCTCGCCGAGGTGCCGACCGAACGCCTCGGCGTGCGGGTCTCGATCCTCGAGCGCGTGGCCAACGCCGGCGGGGTGGCGGAGATCGACGCGCAGCCCGGCCGCGGCGCCGTGGTGAGCATCCGCTGGCCCGCGCTCGACGCCCCGGAGCCGGCCGTGATCGGAGGCCGCCCATGA